The following is a genomic window from Treponema pallidum subsp. pallidum str. Nichols.
GTACCATGCGCAGGGTGCGTGACGTGACCCCAAGTTCTGGGGCTTGCCTTGCAAGGATATCTGCGGCGCAGGTGATGAGCGCCTTTTCTTTTAAAAAAGAACCAGTGCGCGCGGTGCCCCATAGAATGCAAAAGACTGACAACGCAAATGCGCTCAATCCTGCGTAGGATGAAAGACTCGTGTTAGTGTTGTACGTCATAGCGACGCCTCCGCACATAGTAGTACCAGGATTCTGCGCGTAGAATGAGTGGCTGTACGATGTTGGTGAGTAGTATCGCACTCCACAAGTGCATGTCGTGTGCACCCCACATATCTGGGGCAGAACTATTCTTTTTTGCAAGAAAAAACGCGCACATAGCACAGAGTCCCCCTGAGATCCAAGCCCCGCCATTTGTGCGCATTGACGTATCTGGCTCAGGGAGTACAAAGAATGCAGTAAACAGCGCGCCGCTTTTTATGAGGGAAACAAGGGTTGCAGGGTGTGCGTGTGCGGGTAAAAAAAACAGTGTGCTGTACACCACAAGGAACGCGCACGAACAGATGTAGCGTCGCGCCCGCACTGCGTATACACACAGTGCAGCAAGAAGGGTAAGTACTGGATAGCGAAACCCAGGCGCTGCAGCCTGAGTGAACACACAGGCGCTCAACGCTCCCTCAGGGAGGGTAAGACCAAGTGGTTGGAACACCTGCGTATTGCACCACGTACGCACGGCGGCGTCCCACTCGACAAGCGCAGAATAGAAAAGAGGATAAGACATCGCTCCCTGTACAACAGAGACACGCCCAGACGTTGGGAGGGAAGTTCCCTCCGTGCACAGACGGAGGAGGACAGGGGCAAGCGCTATGGGGTTGAGCCAATTCCCGATTTTGCCACCGAACAAAACGCGCGTAAAAAATACGGCACAGAACGCGACACAAAATGTGTTCAAAAAAGAGTTGTGTGCGGGGAGTACTGCACCGATGAGCAGGCCCAGTACGAGAGAGTCGCTCAGGGGCACATGTGGTGTGCGTAGTGTTTGAACGAGCGCGGCGCTCAGTGCGCCGAGTTCGGTACTGACGATGGAAAAAAGCGCGACCGTGTCGCGCATGGCTGCAACGACGAACACGTGCGCAACAAGCAGCGCCAACAGTACACTGTTGTTCTGTCCAGCACTTAAGCCGGTGTAAAGGAAGGGTGCGTGTTTGTACTCAGCGGTGCGCATTGGCAGGTGCCTCGCGGATAGTTTTCCCGACGCTTTGTGTGGAGTGGGGTTCTATTTTGGTGACTGGAGCACGGGAAAGATGCAGTGCGCGTTCTTGTGCATCGTGCAAAAGTTTTGCAAGAGGAATACGCGCAGTACAGGCGGCAGAACACAGACCGCATTGGTGGCAAATCCGCAGGGATTGGAGCACTTCTTCAGTAAACTGATTACGGTGTGCGGCACGCGCAATTTTTATTGGGTCAAGATATACTGGGCAAATGCGCGCGCAATCACCACAGTTTTGACAGGAGGTACAGGACGCAGAGCTTGAAAGCGCTTTACCGGTGACGTGGAGCGATTTGATCCCCTTTGAGAAAGGCAGGTCCAACGACTCTAAAACACTACCCTTGAGCAGTCCATTGATGATGAGATGCCCGGGGCGTGTGCGAAACCCTCCACACTCCTCGATGAGCGCGCCAAGGGGGGTGCCGATACGCGCGCGGAGTACCTGCGGTGATTTTAATCCAGCGCCTGTCAGAGCAATGTAGGAACTGATTTGCGGCTGACTGAGTACCACTGCCTCATACACGTGCACTGCAGTGAGTGCATCGATTGTGCAACCTGCACGATAGCGTGGGGCACATAGATTGCTAAAAGGATAATGTCGTCTATACGCGTCGTGCATCTCGTTGAATGGAAAGACAGCGCGCATCCTTGCAAGACCGGGGGAGCGTTTTGGCAGCGTGTGGAGACACGCGGTATACGTAGCGTCCAGTATCCGTGCAATAATGGCGGTACCGGTAGCAACAGGTTCTGGAAACTCCTGCGCAAGGAACGAACTCAAAGGGCAGGTAGCGTCGTCGTCACAAAGGTAGAGCGTAAGTTTCCGTACACCCTTACGCACGTGCAGGTGGAGGTGCGTGGCGAGCGCATTGCCGCTTTCCCACGCCGCGCGCATGAGACGCAGCGTGTGCGCTTCAGCCCTTCTCTTCTGTCCGTAGTCTTTCGCGTACGTGTGCTGTGCACCCGCGTGCGTGCCCGTTGCGGTGCTCGTGATCTGGGCGTGCGGATGTAGGCGTGTGGCCACTACTCCTGCATCTGTAACTAGGCGCAGCAATTCTGAAGCGGTGCTGTGCTGCCACGGGCGATTTGGTTGGACCTTGCCAAGATGTTCGAAGGAACCGCGTGTACGAATCTCGACAGCGCGCAGGGCACTACCGGCGAGAAAATTAGCACTTACCAAGCGGGTGACGACACCGGGGACGGAGGCATGTGCGTGAGCAGCACCGGCGTGCGCGGCGCGTGCGATCAGCTGACCTTCTCGGACCGTATCCCCAACCTTTACCACAGCGACGGCGGCTGGCTCTCCAGCATCAACGGAGAACGGAACGAGCGCGCGCGCAGGCAAAAAAGCATTCCCCCCAAAGCTGAGGGGGAAAATCTGGTGGGTGAGGGTGAGTTTCCCGCGACTGCTCCGTAGGCGCTCTATCATTGGTGTGCCCTCTGTACGGTACAGAAAAGGTCTGCGCCTCCCGACGCGGCAGGGACACACGA
Proteins encoded in this region:
- a CDS encoding RnfABCDGE type electron transport complex subunit D, producing the protein MRTAEYKHAPFLYTGLSAGQNNSVLLALLVAHVFVVAAMRDTVALFSIVSTELGALSAALVQTLRTPHVPLSDSLVLGLLIGAVLPAHNSFLNTFCVAFCAVFFTRVLFGGKIGNWLNPIALAPVLLRLCTEGTSLPTSGRVSVVQGAMSYPLFYSALVEWDAAVRTWCNTQVFQPLGLTLPEGALSACVFTQAAAPGFRYPVLTLLAALCVYAVRARRYICSCAFLVVYSTLFFLPAHAHPATLVSLIKSGALFTAFFVLPEPDTSMRTNGGAWISGGLCAMCAFFLAKKNSSAPDMWGAHDMHLWSAILLTNIVQPLILRAESWYYYVRRRRYDVQH
- a CDS encoding SLBB domain-containing protein is translated as MIERLRSSRGKLTLTHQIFPLSFGGNAFLPARALVPFSVDAGEPAAVAVVKVGDTVREGQLIARAAHAGAAHAHASVPGVVTRLVSANFLAGSALRAVEIRTRGSFEHLGKVQPNRPWQHSTASELLRLVTDAGVVATRLHPHAQITSTATGTHAGAQHTYAKDYGQKRRAEAHTLRLMRAAWESGNALATHLHLHVRKGVRKLTLYLCDDDATCPLSSFLAQEFPEPVATGTAIIARILDATYTACLHTLPKRSPGLARMRAVFPFNEMHDAYRRHYPFSNLCAPRYRAGCTIDALTAVHVYEAVVLSQPQISSYIALTGAGLKSPQVLRARIGTPLGALIEECGGFRTRPGHLIINGLLKGSVLESLDLPFSKGIKSLHVTGKALSSSASCTSCQNCGDCARICPVYLDPIKIARAAHRNQFTEEVLQSLRICHQCGLCSAACTARIPLAKLLHDAQERALHLSRAPVTKIEPHSTQSVGKTIREAPANAHR